Part of the Patescibacteria group bacterium genome is shown below.
GAACTGGCCCGTCCTAAGGGCTCGATGTAGGTTCGATTCCTGCCGAGGGCATAAAGTGAACGCATGTGAGCGACTGTTCTCGGCAGGAATCGAACGGGAGGGGGTCGGGGAACGGAAGTTCCCCGTGGAGGAAAATATTAAAAACCGCGGGTTTTTAAAGAGGAGCCGTGCGACGAGTTCGATAGCAAAGCGTCCTGCCGAGGGCACCACAATCAAAAACTGTTCCGATATAATCGGAACGGTTTTTTTGATACGTAAGAAGGATTAGAGCCCGAGTAATTTTGAGAGTTTCTCCTGGTCAAAACCAATAACCAACTCGTCACCTATGGCAATCACCGGAACGCCCATCTGGCCGCTTTTCTCTATCATTTCACTGCGCTTTTGTGCATCAGACGCAACATTATATTCTGTATATG
Proteins encoded:
- a CDS encoding glutaredoxin domain-containing protein, encoding MKNVAIYSTPTCSYCRAAKEFFDENKIAYTEYNVASDAQKRSEMIEKSGQMGVPVIAIGDELVIGFDQEKLSKLLGL